A genomic stretch from Caulobacter sp. FWC2 includes:
- a CDS encoding class I SAM-dependent methyltransferase: protein MSNTSASFGFKDVDASLKAGMVRGVFDRVAKNYDIMNDLMSGGVHRLWKDAVAARLNPQPGEVIIDCAGGTGDMARRFAKMARSAQERRGGPDATINIVDYNAEMIMAGIERGGEPEITWTVGDAQRLPLPDNYANAYVISFGIRNVTDIDAALREARRVLKPGGRFLCLEFSRPVTEALAKAYDAYSFKVIPQVGEWVAKDREAYQYLVESIRRFPDQRTFAGMMENAGFKRVTFTNFTGGVAALHQGWAL from the coding sequence CCTCCGCCAGCTTCGGTTTCAAGGATGTCGACGCCTCGCTGAAGGCCGGGATGGTGCGCGGCGTGTTCGACCGCGTCGCCAAGAACTACGACATCATGAACGACCTGATGAGCGGCGGCGTGCACCGGCTCTGGAAGGACGCCGTGGCCGCGCGCCTCAACCCGCAGCCCGGCGAGGTCATCATCGACTGCGCCGGCGGCACCGGCGACATGGCCCGCCGCTTCGCCAAGATGGCCCGAAGCGCCCAGGAGCGGCGCGGCGGCCCCGACGCGACGATCAACATCGTCGACTACAATGCCGAGATGATCATGGCCGGCATCGAGCGCGGCGGCGAACCGGAGATCACCTGGACCGTCGGCGACGCCCAACGCCTGCCCCTGCCGGACAACTACGCCAACGCCTATGTGATCTCGTTCGGCATCCGCAACGTCACCGACATCGACGCGGCCTTGCGCGAGGCGCGCCGGGTGTTGAAGCCGGGCGGCCGCTTCCTGTGCCTGGAGTTCTCGCGGCCGGTGACCGAGGCGCTGGCCAAGGCGTATGACGCCTACAGCTTCAAGGTCATCCCGCAGGTCGGCGAGTGGGTCGCCAAGGATCGCGAGGCCTATCAGTACCTGGTCGAGAGCATCCGCCGCTTTCCCGATCAGCGGACCTTCGCCGGCATGATGGAAAACGCCGGCTTCAAGCGGGTAACCTTCACCAACTTCACCGGCGGCGTCGCGGCCCTGCACCAGGGTTGGGCGCTCTGA